A region of Allocoleopsis franciscana PCC 7113 DNA encodes the following proteins:
- a CDS encoding EutN/CcmL family microcompartment protein, with amino-acid sequence MQIAKVRGTVVSTHKEPSLRGVKFLLLQLLDEEGQPLPQYEVAADIVGAGMDEWVLVSRGSAARQVGENTRPIDAMVVGIIDTVSVDNQVLYGKKDQYR; translated from the coding sequence ATGCAAATTGCCAAAGTTCGCGGCACGGTTGTCAGTACTCACAAAGAACCGAGTCTAAGAGGCGTTAAGTTCCTCTTGTTGCAACTCCTGGATGAAGAGGGACAGCCACTGCCCCAGTACGAAGTGGCAGCAGATATTGTCGGTGCGGGAATGGATGAGTGGGTTCTGGTGAGCCGTGGGAGTGCGGCTCGTCAGGTGGGTGAAAATACTCGTCCGATCGACGCCATGGTAGTAGGGATTATCGATACCGTGAGTGTTGATAATCAAGTTCTCTACGGCAAAAAAGATCAATATCGTTAG
- a CDS encoding carbon dioxide-concentrating mechanism protein CcmK, with amino-acid sequence MPIAVGMIETKGFPAVVEAADAMVKAARVTLVGYEKIGSARVTVIVRGDVSEVQASVAAGVEAANRVNGGEVVSTHIIARPHENLEYVLPIRYSEAVEQFRTF; translated from the coding sequence ATGCCAATTGCTGTAGGAATGATTGAAACGAAAGGCTTTCCGGCTGTTGTCGAAGCGGCAGATGCGATGGTGAAAGCCGCTCGTGTCACCCTTGTGGGTTATGAAAAAATCGGTAGCGCTCGCGTCACCGTGATTGTTCGAGGAGATGTCTCTGAGGTGCAAGCTTCAGTTGCGGCTGGGGTTGAAGCCGCTAACAGAGTTAATGGAGGTGAGGTTGTATCAACCCACATCATTGCTCGTCCCCATGAGAACTTAGAGTACGTCCTGCCGATTCGTTATAGCGAAGCGGTTGAGCAGTTCCGTACTTTTTAG
- a CDS encoding ABC transporter permease, whose product MNWWQKLKKNPLARLGALLLLIFYISVIAADFVAPYNPYEPQVDGSLLPPTQIYWRNQAGQFIGPHVYPTTQGPTDLETGKREIKRDLSKPSPIRLFVRGATYKLFQLRLPIGPKFALVDVIGGISCDLHLFGTVGEGKINLLGTDEQARDQFSRLLHGGRISLSIGLVGIAISFPIGLFVGGISGYFGGWTDAILMRFVEVLMTIPSLYLLVALAAVLPSSITSAQRFLLIVFITSFIDWAGMARVIRGQVLSIKEREFIQAAKAMGANPFYIIVRHVLPQTATYVIIRTTLAIPGFIVAESVLSLIGLGIQPPDPSWGNLLSVATNASMLVLQPWLVWPPALLIILTVLAFNLLGDGLRDALDPRSLQR is encoded by the coding sequence ATGAATTGGTGGCAGAAACTCAAAAAGAATCCACTTGCCCGATTAGGAGCATTGCTGCTTTTGATCTTCTATATAAGCGTCATCGCCGCTGATTTTGTTGCTCCCTATAATCCTTATGAACCCCAAGTAGATGGTTCGCTGCTACCCCCTACCCAAATTTACTGGCGCAACCAAGCCGGACAGTTTATCGGACCGCACGTTTATCCCACTACTCAAGGGCCAACGGATCTAGAAACAGGAAAGCGCGAAATCAAGCGCGACCTTTCCAAACCATCGCCAATACGCCTTTTTGTGAGAGGTGCCACTTACAAACTCTTTCAACTGCGACTACCGATAGGCCCCAAATTTGCCTTAGTAGACGTGATTGGAGGAATTTCTTGTGACCTACATTTATTTGGCACGGTGGGTGAAGGCAAAATTAATCTATTAGGGACAGATGAACAGGCTCGCGACCAGTTCAGCCGCCTCTTGCATGGTGGTCGGATTAGCCTCAGTATTGGCCTAGTCGGTATCGCCATTTCTTTTCCCATTGGTCTATTCGTGGGTGGAATTTCTGGCTATTTCGGGGGATGGACAGATGCTATCTTGATGCGCTTCGTTGAAGTGCTGATGACGATTCCATCGCTTTATCTCCTCGTCGCCCTTGCCGCCGTGCTACCTTCGAGTATCACCAGCGCCCAGCGGTTTCTATTAATTGTCTTCATTACTTCGTTTATTGACTGGGCTGGCATGGCGCGAGTGATTCGAGGGCAGGTTCTTTCCATTAAAGAGCGGGAATTTATCCAGGCCGCGAAAGCCATGGGAGCCAACCCCTTCTACATCATTGTTCGCCATGTTTTGCCCCAGACGGCAACCTATGTCATTATCAGGACAACACTGGCGATTCCTGGCTTCATTGTCGCCGAATCCGTACTGAGCTTGATTGGTCTCGGTATTCAGCCACCCGACCCCTCTTGGGGGAATCTGCTGTCGGTGGCAACCAATGCCTCCATGTTGGTGTTACAACCTTGGTTGGTTTGGCCTCCGGCGCTGCTGATTATCCTAACGGTGTTGGCCTTTAATTTGTTGGGGGATGGTCTGCGCGATGCTCTTGATCCTCGAAGTCTTCAGCGTTAG
- a CDS encoding ribulose bisphosphate carboxylase small subunit produces the protein MAVRSYAAPPTPWSSSLAEPKIHETAYVHSFSNIIGDVHIGENVLVSPGTSIRSDEGGPFYIGAGTNIQDGVVMHGLEKGLVVGDDQQNYSVWIGKNTSITHMCLIHGPAYIGDDCFIGFRSTVFNARIGSGCIVMMHALVQDVEIPPGKYVPSGAVINSQQQADRLPDVEDEDRQFALYVVASNETLRTGYQCAEDEACIAPLRNKISPKSDSNAVSEGNSASFKAQAADASHHLNSSHSSSSNSSMSLTTGLNSDVQQQIRQLLAQGYRIGVEYADERRFRTSSWKSGTSIHSERQSEVINALEETLAEHAGEYVRLIGIDPKAKRRVLEEIIQRPGDNGSMNGTATASRNSSSTTAPGRQSSASTSSAGLGSDLTTTVRQLLAQGYRIGVEYADERRFRTSSWKSATSIHSERQSEVISALEAVLDEHEGEYVRLIGIDPKAKRRVMEEIIQRPGSKRQAASSSSAANGAGTSSSYSSRTAEPATSGRLNSSGTSLKKEAVEQIRQLLAQGYTIGTEHADKRRFRVGSWQSCSPIQSNQISEVLNGLEGCMAEHSDEYVRMIGIDPKAKRRVVETIIQSPN, from the coding sequence ATGGCAGTCCGCAGCTACGCGGCTCCGCCGACCCCGTGGTCAAGCAGTTTGGCGGAACCTAAAATTCATGAAACTGCTTACGTACATTCTTTTTCTAACATTATTGGGGATGTACATATCGGAGAGAATGTTTTGGTTTCACCGGGAACTTCCATTCGATCCGATGAAGGGGGACCGTTTTACATTGGGGCGGGAACCAACATTCAAGATGGCGTTGTGATGCATGGCCTGGAAAAGGGTCTAGTAGTAGGAGACGACCAGCAGAACTATTCAGTCTGGATTGGGAAAAATACCTCCATTACCCACATGTGCCTGATTCACGGTCCAGCTTACATCGGGGATGATTGCTTCATCGGCTTTCGTTCCACGGTGTTCAATGCCCGGATCGGAAGCGGTTGTATTGTGATGATGCACGCCTTAGTTCAGGATGTGGAAATTCCCCCCGGTAAATATGTGCCTTCAGGGGCGGTGATTAACAGCCAGCAGCAGGCGGATCGCTTGCCAGATGTCGAGGATGAGGATCGGCAGTTTGCTCTGTATGTCGTAGCCTCTAACGAAACATTACGGACCGGTTATCAATGTGCTGAGGATGAAGCCTGTATTGCACCGCTCCGAAATAAAATTTCTCCTAAGTCTGACTCCAATGCTGTAAGCGAAGGCAATAGCGCTTCCTTCAAAGCGCAAGCCGCAGACGCTTCACACCATCTCAATAGTTCTCATAGTTCTAGTTCTAATAGTTCCATGTCTTTAACTACAGGATTAAATTCAGACGTTCAACAACAAATCCGTCAACTGCTCGCTCAGGGTTACCGGATTGGGGTTGAATATGCCGATGAACGCCGCTTCCGGACTAGTTCCTGGAAGAGTGGCACCTCAATTCACTCCGAGCGCCAGTCCGAGGTGATCAACGCCCTAGAAGAAACGTTGGCAGAACATGCCGGTGAGTATGTGCGCCTAATCGGGATTGACCCTAAGGCTAAACGCCGGGTTTTGGAGGAAATTATCCAAAGACCGGGCGATAACGGCTCAATGAACGGCACAGCTACCGCCTCCCGTAATAGCTCTAGCACCACCGCTCCGGGTCGTCAAAGTTCGGCCTCAACGTCCAGTGCAGGATTAGGTTCAGACCTAACCACAACGGTACGGCAACTGTTAGCCCAAGGTTACCGGATTGGAGTCGAATATGCCGATGAGCGCCGCTTCCGCACCAGTTCCTGGAAGAGTGCCACCTCAATTCACTCCGAGCGCCAGTCCGAGGTGATCAGCGCCCTAGAAGCCGTCCTAGACGAACACGAGGGTGAGTATGTCCGCCTGATTGGCATTGACCCCAAGGCTAAACGCCGGGTTATGGAGGAAATTATCCAAAGACCAGGTAGCAAACGGCAAGCAGCAAGTTCATCTTCTGCCGCCAATGGGGCAGGCACCTCCTCTAGCTATTCCTCACGAACCGCAGAACCTGCAACATCTGGACGTTTAAACTCCTCTGGCACATCTTTAAAAAAAGAAGCCGTTGAGCAAATCCGTCAACTCTTGGCTCAAGGCTACACCATTGGCACAGAACATGCAGATAAGCGCCGCTTCCGGGTAGGATCTTGGCAAAGCTGTAGTCCTATTCAATCGAATCAAATATCGGAAGTTCTCAATGGCCTAGAAGGCTGCATGGCTGAACATAGCGATGAGTATGTGCGGATGATTGGGATTGACCCAAAAGCTAAGCGGCGCGTCGTAGAGACGATTATTCAATCGCCTAACTAA
- a CDS encoding carbon dioxide-concentrating mechanism protein CcmK produces MSIAVGMVETLGFPAVVEAADAMVKAARVTLVGYEKIGSGRVTVIVRGDVSEVQASVAAGVDNVKRVNGGQVLSTHIIARPHENLEYVLPIRYTEDVQQFRESTNAIRPLNRP; encoded by the coding sequence ATGTCAATCGCCGTCGGAATGGTAGAAACGTTAGGTTTTCCTGCTGTTGTTGAAGCCGCAGACGCAATGGTTAAAGCGGCTCGTGTCACCCTAGTCGGTTACGAAAAAATTGGGAGTGGACGTGTAACGGTAATTGTGCGGGGGGATGTCTCTGAGGTACAAGCCTCGGTAGCTGCTGGAGTGGATAATGTGAAGCGGGTGAATGGGGGTCAGGTCTTGTCTACTCATATTATTGCCCGTCCTCATGAAAACCTGGAATACGTTCTGCCAATTCGCTACACCGAAGATGTGCAGCAGTTCCGCGAGAGTACGAATGCCATCCGTCCGCTCAACCGCCCGTAG
- a CDS encoding LysR family transcriptional regulator — MKQSTLHQLKVFEAVARHNSFTRAAEELFLTQPTVSMQVKQLTKAVGMPLFDQVGKRLYLTQAGEELVKTCREVFEKLDQFEMTIADLKGLKQGRLRLAVITTAKYFVPRLLGPFCKRYPGIDVSLQVTNHEHILNRLNENLDDLYVMSQLPDSIEVTYKRILDNPLVVLAPANHPLAQEKNIPIERIAAEPFIMREPGSGTRKAVQSLFDEHKLSLKVQLDLGSNEAIKQAIAGGLGISILSLHTIALEGPISQLAVLDAQHFPIERYWYAIYPNGKQLSIVARTFLDYLLTEGKQVAEQTSGRKVSQSGFSGQEQNC; from the coding sequence TTGAAGCAATCTACACTGCACCAACTAAAGGTCTTTGAAGCGGTCGCTCGGCACAATAGCTTTACGCGAGCAGCAGAGGAACTCTTTCTCACCCAACCCACCGTTTCGATGCAGGTTAAGCAGTTAACAAAAGCTGTAGGAATGCCTCTTTTCGATCAAGTTGGCAAGCGTCTTTATCTTACACAAGCTGGAGAAGAACTGGTCAAGACCTGTCGCGAAGTCTTTGAAAAATTAGACCAGTTTGAGATGACGATAGCAGACTTAAAAGGTCTGAAACAGGGACGCCTGCGGTTAGCCGTGATTACAACGGCAAAATATTTTGTGCCCCGTTTATTGGGACCCTTTTGCAAGCGTTATCCAGGAATTGATGTTTCTCTCCAGGTAACCAACCACGAGCATATCCTCAATCGCCTGAATGAGAATTTGGACGACTTGTATGTGATGAGTCAACTGCCGGACAGTATTGAGGTTACCTACAAGCGAATTCTGGACAACCCCTTAGTTGTCTTGGCACCCGCCAATCATCCCCTCGCTCAGGAAAAAAATATCCCGATTGAACGGATTGCAGCTGAGCCTTTCATTATGAGGGAACCTGGTTCCGGAACGCGCAAGGCCGTGCAATCCCTGTTCGATGAGCATAAGCTGTCATTGAAAGTGCAGTTGGATTTAGGCAGTAATGAAGCTATTAAACAGGCAATCGCCGGGGGTTTAGGAATTTCTATCTTATCGCTGCACACAATAGCGCTGGAAGGCCCGATCAGTCAGTTGGCCGTTTTAGATGCACAACACTTTCCCATCGAGCGCTATTGGTATGCCATCTATCCCAACGGCAAACAACTGTCGATTGTGGCTCGGACTTTCCTGGATTATTTGTTGACTGAAGGCAAGCAGGTTGCCGAACAGACTTCGGGGCGAAAGGTTTCTCAATCCGGTTTCAGTGGGCAGGAACAAAACTGCTAA
- a CDS encoding NAD(P)H-quinone oxidoreductase subunit F, whose protein sequence is MTQEFLTQTSWLVPFYGLVGAVLSLPWATGVIRRTGPRPAAYFNLLMTVLACVHGWFILGSALSQPPQELVIHWLQVADLDLSLALKISPISAGAMEVVTSLSLLAQLYSLGYMEKDWALARFFALMGFFEGAMSGIVISNSLFLTYALLEMLTLSTYLIVGFWYAQPLVVTAARDAFLTKRVGDVLLLMAVVALATMAGSLNFPDLYRWAETANLSATTATLLGLGLIAGPLGKCAQFPLHLWLDEAMEGPNPASLLRNSLVVSCGAYVLIQLVPVLSLSPVGLSTLIVIGTVTAIGESFVAIAQIDMKRSLSHTTSAWLGLVFIAIGVQRPDVAAALLVAHAVAKALLFMSIGSVILTTSNQNLTELGGLWSRMPATTSAFVVGAAGLIGLLPLGGYWALSKGINSLWSDHLWLVVIFLVVNGVTAFGLTRVFRLIFLGSPQPKTRRAPEVTWPMALPMVILTVVTLIMPLLLQQLCLLPPSKYEYLIQPTQLLLAASSLVGCILGSIVYLPRTWSRSVLTPLKFVQDLLAYDFYMDRLYRLTIVFVVDLSSKITVWIDRYIVDGLVNLVGLATVFGGQSLKYNTSGKTQFYALTILLGVSLMALLMIWPLSQWSLSQWSLEQWSLISGH, encoded by the coding sequence GTGACTCAGGAGTTTCTCACTCAGACAAGCTGGTTGGTTCCTTTTTATGGTCTAGTGGGAGCCGTGCTAAGCCTCCCCTGGGCAACAGGGGTTATTCGTCGCACTGGCCCTCGGCCGGCAGCCTACTTTAACCTTTTAATGACGGTTTTAGCCTGTGTGCATGGCTGGTTTATTCTAGGGTCGGCCTTGAGCCAGCCACCTCAAGAGTTAGTCATTCATTGGTTGCAGGTGGCTGACTTAGACCTATCTTTAGCACTAAAAATCTCCCCCATTAGTGCTGGGGCAATGGAGGTCGTAACATCCCTGAGCCTCTTGGCACAACTCTATTCCCTGGGATACATGGAAAAAGATTGGGCGTTAGCTCGGTTCTTTGCCCTAATGGGATTTTTTGAAGGAGCAATGAGTGGAATTGTGATCAGCAATTCCCTATTCCTCACCTACGCCCTCCTGGAAATGCTCACCCTCAGCACTTACCTAATCGTAGGCTTTTGGTATGCTCAGCCGTTAGTCGTTACCGCTGCACGAGATGCCTTTTTAACCAAACGGGTAGGAGATGTCTTGCTGTTAATGGCTGTCGTAGCGCTGGCAACGATGGCGGGAAGCTTAAACTTTCCGGACTTGTATCGCTGGGCAGAAACCGCCAACTTATCGGCAACAACGGCAACCTTGCTGGGATTAGGGTTAATTGCTGGCCCCCTGGGCAAATGTGCCCAATTCCCTCTACACTTGTGGCTCGATGAAGCTATGGAAGGACCCAACCCAGCCTCATTGTTGCGAAATTCCTTAGTGGTGAGTTGCGGTGCTTATGTGCTGATTCAGCTAGTCCCGGTTTTATCACTGTCGCCCGTGGGATTATCCACCCTTATTGTGATTGGAACCGTGACGGCGATTGGAGAATCCTTTGTCGCGATCGCCCAAATTGATATGAAGCGATCGCTCTCCCATACCACCAGTGCTTGGCTGGGTTTAGTCTTTATCGCCATTGGCGTACAGCGACCCGATGTGGCTGCCGCCTTGCTGGTTGCCCATGCGGTTGCCAAAGCCCTGTTGTTTATGAGCATTGGCTCAGTCATTCTCACCACAAGTAACCAAAATCTCACGGAACTGGGGGGTTTATGGTCGCGGATGCCTGCTACAACCAGTGCTTTTGTGGTAGGCGCGGCAGGTTTAATCGGACTCTTGCCACTGGGAGGTTATTGGGCGCTGAGTAAAGGGATTAACTCTTTGTGGAGTGACCATCTCTGGCTAGTCGTGATCTTTTTAGTCGTTAATGGTGTGACAGCCTTTGGTTTGACCCGTGTCTTTCGTTTAATTTTTCTAGGAAGCCCTCAACCGAAGACCCGCCGCGCACCCGAAGTCACTTGGCCCATGGCTCTACCCATGGTGATCTTAACGGTTGTAACCCTGATCATGCCTCTTTTACTCCAGCAACTATGCCTGTTGCCTCCCTCGAAATACGAATATCTAATTCAACCCACCCAGCTTTTATTAGCAGCTTCTAGCTTAGTCGGTTGCATTTTGGGGTCAATTGTTTACCTTCCCAGAACTTGGTCGCGGTCTGTACTGACACCTTTGAAGTTTGTACAAGACTTGCTGGCTTATGACTTTTATATGGATCGCCTTTACCGGTTGACCATTGTTTTCGTCGTTGATTTGTCTTCTAAAATTACGGTATGGATTGATCGCTATATCGTGGATGGATTAGTCAATCTAGTGGGTCTGGCTACAGTTTTTGGTGGTCAAAGTTTGAAGTACAACACTTCAGGTAAAACACAATTTTATGCACTGACGATATTGTTAGGAGTCAGCCTGATGGCTCTCCTCATGATTTGGCCTTTGAGTCAATGGTCGTTGAGTCAGTGGTCTTTAGAGCAGTGGTCATTGATTAGTGGGCACTAA
- a CDS encoding BMC domain-containing protein yields MESYRPGMVPQDPLTQHNALGARDHRRMQSSLGLVSTLSFPVIVSTADAMLKSSGVTLIGFEKTGSGHCTAIVRGATAEVRIAVQAGVEHAKREGQLLSSLVIPRPFPNLEVIFPIGSHLLDEASQPHRPRHSSHAVGLLETRGFPAVVGAADAMLKSADIELTGYETIGAGLCTVIFRGRVAEVAMALQVGMAEAQRIGELVAVTIVTRPLEDLERALPFASCSIEEQPQPLRLPISVKETEKELVELPDLRKLSSPKDL; encoded by the coding sequence ATGGAGTCCTACCGACCGGGGATGGTCCCCCAAGACCCTTTAACCCAGCACAATGCCCTTGGCGCTCGTGATCATCGCCGTATGCAGTCATCCTTAGGCTTGGTCTCCACCCTGAGTTTTCCTGTCATCGTGAGCACAGCGGATGCGATGCTCAAATCCTCTGGGGTGACACTGATTGGGTTTGAGAAAACTGGCAGTGGTCACTGTACAGCCATTGTTCGGGGGGCAACAGCAGAGGTGCGGATTGCGGTTCAAGCCGGTGTAGAACATGCGAAGCGAGAAGGCCAACTGCTCTCCTCTCTCGTCATTCCCCGACCGTTCCCTAATTTAGAAGTTATATTTCCTATCGGTTCTCACTTACTGGATGAGGCATCTCAACCTCATCGCCCCCGCCATAGTAGTCATGCCGTGGGTTTATTGGAAACGCGGGGATTTCCCGCTGTGGTTGGTGCCGCCGATGCTATGCTCAAATCCGCCGATATTGAGTTAACGGGTTACGAGACAATTGGAGCAGGCTTGTGTACGGTGATCTTCCGGGGTCGGGTGGCAGAGGTAGCGATGGCTTTACAAGTTGGCATGGCAGAAGCCCAGCGGATTGGTGAACTGGTTGCCGTTACTATTGTCACAAGACCTCTAGAGGATTTAGAGAGAGCTCTCCCCTTTGCGAGTTGCTCCATTGAGGAACAACCTCAACCCCTCCGGTTACCGATTAGTGTTAAGGAAACGGAAAAAGAACTGGTTGAACTGCCAGATTTGCGAAAGCTGTCCAGCCCCAAAGATTTATGA